One window from the genome of Halostella litorea encodes:
- a CDS encoding helix-turn-helix domain-containing protein — MSDARSTTAAAARLAVALVVVLTCLAPGVAAAQAGATDPPDDAGPPEAGGGPPDDRGPPDDRGNGDTGPPEDTGTGDAGPSDDAGPGNATGTGDGGPPEQASADRRGPGSGGDRPNDGETRGNAGTRTEAGTGASAAAGGAGEQADSPGNSADAADRATGRQNTTDGGDAERPPEAAASGSDAGPPSADAGPPEQANAPDDAGPGERSAPSSGTDAANDTTAPEAGGPPEETPAPADAGPPDGANGPENAGPPERGDESDDTGPPSADPGPPEHADAPDDAGPPEDVESGPGDADRPANGSAPPAETVPAERNATHGKDTDGNESGDAGAPDAPSDGTTAEPPSTAPSAPGGNGADDGPDTGAGGPDRVTDDGSADDGAGDDEPDDANRTEEANRTEDANGTDAPSETDETTFPAEPTSTPAPEGPTGPSPAGLGAGAVAVGAAARHGHGAVVHLSTAATPATTTPGAYQEVALRGMAGLYSRLDDAEPLDHDARAALHDAIATAPGTHLSAVCDRAGVPLSTARHHLRVLEAEGLVTSIKHRGRRRYFPAGADDRELAAAMADDAAATVLEALARTGPATVSTLADELDRDPSTVTHHLKRLDEDGLVARERDGRAVVNRLAPDVRTVLATPAADADAPRQSGSAD, encoded by the coding sequence GTGAGCGACGCCCGTTCGACGACCGCGGCGGCCGCCCGACTCGCCGTCGCGCTGGTCGTCGTCCTGACCTGTCTCGCGCCCGGCGTAGCCGCGGCACAGGCGGGAGCGACGGATCCGCCCGACGACGCGGGGCCGCCCGAAGCCGGGGGCGGACCACCCGACGACCGGGGACCGCCGGACGACAGGGGCAACGGCGATACCGGCCCGCCCGAGGACACGGGTACCGGTGACGCCGGGCCATCCGACGACGCCGGGCCGGGGAACGCGACCGGAACCGGCGACGGCGGACCGCCCGAGCAGGCGAGCGCCGACCGGCGGGGACCGGGCAGCGGCGGCGATAGGCCGAACGACGGCGAAACGCGGGGCAACGCTGGAACGCGGACGGAAGCGGGGACGGGCGCGAGCGCCGCCGCCGGTGGTGCGGGCGAGCAGGCCGATTCCCCGGGGAACTCGGCCGACGCGGCCGACCGGGCCACAGGCCGGCAGAACACGACTGACGGCGGCGACGCCGAACGCCCGCCGGAGGCTGCCGCGTCCGGTTCCGACGCGGGGCCGCCCTCGGCCGATGCGGGACCGCCCGAGCAGGCCAACGCCCCCGACGACGCGGGTCCGGGCGAGAGGTCCGCCCCGTCGTCCGGGACCGACGCAGCGAACGATACGACCGCGCCGGAGGCCGGTGGGCCGCCGGAGGAGACGCCCGCCCCGGCGGACGCCGGACCGCCGGACGGGGCGAACGGGCCGGAGAACGCCGGCCCGCCCGAGCGCGGCGACGAGTCCGACGACACCGGACCGCCGTCGGCTGACCCGGGCCCGCCCGAGCACGCCGACGCGCCCGACGACGCGGGACCGCCCGAGGACGTCGAATCCGGTCCCGGCGACGCTGACCGCCCGGCAAACGGGAGCGCACCGCCCGCGGAAACCGTCCCGGCGGAGCGCAACGCCACGCACGGAAAAGACACGGACGGGAACGAGTCGGGCGACGCGGGCGCGCCCGACGCGCCCAGTGACGGGACGACGGCGGAACCGCCATCGACCGCACCGTCGGCACCCGGCGGGAACGGCGCGGACGACGGCCCGGATACCGGCGCGGGCGGACCCGACAGGGTGACGGACGACGGGTCGGCCGACGACGGGGCCGGGGACGACGAACCGGACGACGCGAACCGGACCGAGGAGGCGAATCGGACCGAGGACGCGAACGGAACGGACGCGCCGTCCGAAACGGACGAAACGACGTTCCCCGCCGAGCCGACGAGCACGCCCGCCCCGGAGGGGCCGACCGGCCCGTCGCCCGCCGGGCTGGGCGCGGGTGCCGTCGCCGTCGGCGCGGCGGCGCGGCACGGCCACGGCGCGGTGGTCCACCTTTCGACGGCCGCCACGCCGGCCACGACGACACCCGGGGCGTACCAGGAGGTCGCGCTCCGCGGGATGGCGGGGCTGTACAGCCGACTCGACGACGCCGAGCCCCTGGACCACGACGCGCGGGCCGCCCTCCACGACGCCATCGCCACCGCGCCGGGCACCCACCTGTCGGCGGTGTGCGACCGCGCGGGCGTGCCGCTGTCGACGGCCCGGCACCACCTCCGCGTGCTGGAGGCGGAGGGGCTGGTGACGAGCATCAAACACCGGGGGCGGCGGCGGTACTTCCCGGCGGGGGCCGACGACCGGGAACTCGCCGCCGCGATGGCTGACGACGCCGCCGCGACCGTGCTGGAGGCGCTCGCGCGGACCGGCCCCGCGACGGTGTCGACGCTGGCCGACGAACTCGACCGCGACCCGAGCACGGTGACCCACCACCTGAAGCGGCTCGACGAGGACGGGCTGGTCGCCCGCGAGCGCGACGGGCGCGCGGTGGTCAACCGCCTCGCGCCCGACGTCCGGACCGTGCTGGCGACGCCGGCGGCCGACGCGGACGCGCCGCGGCAGTCCGGCAGCGCAGACTGA